The nucleotide window AAGCTCATCGAGTTTATTAACGATTTTAAGAGCACCTATACACGTAAAAGCCTGAGCTGCATGACTTTCAGCACCAGGACAAAGGCCAAATCCACCATCAAAGTTGTAACAGCGTTTGATAAATTCCACAGCGGGATCCACGACTTTTGGAGATAATCGACCTAGAATCGACAGCGAACTTAAAGCAGTATATACAAACCTTGTATCAACCTCCCCAAAGCGATCACCTTGAAAAGAACCATCATCCAATTGATTAGCTTCGATAAATTCAACACATTGTTGAATTTGTTCTGGAGTTAAAACATCTAGAGAGTCATAAATAGCAAGGATCTGAAGACCTGATAAAGTAGTTACCAAATGAGCATCATGACCTTTAAAAGCCCCAAAACCACCAGTTTTAGCATCCCAGCAACCCATAACAAACTCAATTACTTTACTTTTATCAAATGTATCAATTGCATCTAAGCAACATAGCGCAGTCAAACCCCAATAAATGCCATTTAAACGAAGATGCTCCGTTAACCAATACTCATAGTCCTCCTTTTTCTTATCGAGGGATTGAACATACTTAATATGCTTCTCCTTATATAAATGCATGGTGCTTGAGATTCTGTCAATGTTCTTGTAATTGTACTAATAAGTTCTTACTTAGTCTTTTTTAAATTCAACAGTTTTAAGTACAAAACATGTTACAATACGGGCATAAAGAACCTCAAGAATGGTTGGATTGGATGATCTGAGGCTTGATCTGAGTCACAAGACTGAATCTGGTCTGACGGTTGGTGAAACTCTGAAAAAGCTAGAGTTTCAGAGGCAGGAAAGGTTGTCTTTAGTCCCTACTCTCGACGAAGATGTACGAGCTGTACTAAGGTGGTTAAATAAGGATGTGGTTATTGAGGGCGAGGACAACCTAAGCCGTCGTGAAAGGTTAGCAGAGCTATTATATTCATCTCCGGAGCTATTAGATTCTTATAAAGAGTCTCCATTTTATGTTTCCCAGGATAAAATACTAGATAGACAAGGCATTGAGGCagaagatgaggaagaggaagaatTTTATACTCCAGCTTCTAGCGAGTTTGTTAATGCTCGTAAAGATATAGTTCAGTATTCATTAGCTCGTGCAAACCGTAGGCTTCAGAATAGTATTGAGCAGAATAAGAACCTAAATCTCAAAGAAGTACTACTAAGACGAAGAGAACTGAACAAAAGACTAAAACTATTTGAATTAACAGGCACACAGCTACTGCAGGGAGGTCCTGTTTCGCAAGTAGCTGTGTCTCCAGATGGTAAACAAGTTATAACTGGGGACTGGAGTGGGCAGATTAGGATATTGGACAGTCAATCTTTGGAATTGCAGCAAACTTATGAAAACGGTCATTCAGATAAGATAGGAGGCCTGGATTGGGATCCAACGGGACAATATGTACTCTCTGGAGCCGCCGATTGTTTGCTGAAACTTTGGGATACTACCCAGAGTATTTGTTCCCATGAATACAGTGGACATACTGGACGAGTAGCGCGAGTTAAGTTCCATCCTAGTGGGAAATATGCTGCTAGCGCTTCTTTCGATATGACTTGGGCATTTTGGGACTTAGAGAAACAGGTAGAACTTCTTTCTCAGGAGGGGCATTCTAAAGAAGTTTTCAATGTATGCATGAATGGAGACGGTTCGTTATTAGCAAGTGCGGGGCTTGATTCAATAGGATTAATATGGGATTTACGGTCTGGTGAGTCTATAATGGTCTTAGATGGCCATGAGAAGTCTATTTACGGGCTTGATTGGTCGCCAAATGGTTACCAAGTTGCAACTGCAAGCGCTGACGGAACAATTAAGATTTGGGATTTGAGGAAGCTTGGAAATGTCGGAACAATACTGGCCCACAACAGCGCAGTTGTTGATGTTCGATTTGACAAGGAAAACAGGCCATTTTTAATATCTGGAGGTTACGATGGTAAGGttaatatatatagttCATACAACTGGAAATGTCAGCATACCTTGGAAGGTCATACAGGAAGGGTAATGTCTGTTGACATATCGAACGATCTTGTCCTATATAGTTCAGGGTGGGATAGATCTGTCAAAAGATGGACAATTAACGATAAATGACttaatattaaatataCAGCTAAATGCATATATTCAAAAATGTGTTATACATATCCTCTATTCTTAGCCTTAGTACCGTTCACAGATGACCTTACTCTAGGTGTCTGTAGCTGTCTTAGAGTTTGCATTATATCACTCATTTGTTGACGGGTTGCTTCCACACTATCATTTTCAGTGGATATTTCTTCACGCAACTTTGCAATATCCTTCTGTAAGAGCTCGTATTCTCCCTTATCTTTTGCAAACTCCTCACTCAACTGAACTTCCAGCTGTTTTATGTCTTGTTCTATTTGTTCACTGTCTGTGACATTCTCACTTATAGCTTGCTTAGCCCTTCTAATTTCTTCCTGTATATAGTTCATTTCTGTGTCTTTAGAAGTAATGAGCTGTTTAACAGACTTCAGCTCATCGCTAGCTTCAGCAATTCTGACAACCAAGTCTTTTAAATCAGGCGACCGAGCCGCTAACTCCGAAAGTAGCGTTTGGAGTTCAGCCTCCTCTCTCTCAATATCTAAACGCCTTCTGTCGGAATTTCGCAGGCATTCTTCAACTTGTGATTCATTTTGTTCTATAAGCCTATTTGATTCTTCCAACTGGGTCTTGATATCTAAATGGTTTTTTTCATGCACAGCTAGTAGGTTTCCTTGGTTAAATTTGACCATATCGAAATGCATTAATTCTTTACTTCCTATCTTCAGATTACTGTAAACAACACCCATGTTCTGGATTAGTCTATGAGTAAGAATGTCACTGCCAAGATGATCATTAACAGCGGATTTAACTTTTAGGTCAGATATCCCCGTCAATTGTGCCATGTCTTGCTTAAGCGGATTGGTAATGTAGTCCTTCTTTAGCCGTTTCACCTGGTAATATGATTGCTCTGAGTTCGCTATTGAGTCTTGTCCAGTATATCTTTGTAGGCGTTTCTTCCCATTACTTAGAAAGGCCTCTTCCAAAGAGTCGTTTGTTTGACTATATTTAACTTCTGTTAATAGCGACCTCTCAACATCCATTGCAGTGTAGATCTTGATCGGGTATATATCTGGCAAAGGCCATGGCGATTCGGGAATATTTAACCAATCTGCCAAATAACGTAGATTTTGAGAGTAAATAGGCCTCAAATCAGGAGGCAAGGTGCCAACTACATCTCTCAACACTACCATAGCAGCACTCACATTTACAACATACTCCCTCGTATTTCTATCAAATTTTTTACCAAAATACAACTCGCAATGATCAATAGAGTTAATAACTGTCAGTCTTATAGTAGGGATTATACTCTGCAACCGATACGCAGGTTTCTGTAGTTTCAGTATACGTTGAATATAATCCACACTAGTATCAACTGTAGGATCAACACAAATCATAAGATCTAATCGGATGTTTTCGTCTATTACCAGTTTACTAGCATCCGTCGTTTCTGAAGGCAACAGGTGACAGGTACACGGAAATTTGGTCTTCTTTTGCTTGGACTTGATCGACTGGCCATCATAGCGTTTAATATTCACCTTATTACCGAGAAGTAAAGCTTCAACCAAATCCATCGTTCGGCCAGGTCTGCAGACAATCAGCGTATTTGTATGGTATTCTTGCACCAAAGTTAACAAATCCCGTAAAACTGCAAATTTACCACTAGTTTCAGCAAGATGAACTGGAATGTCTTTGGTAAGTAGTGATTTAGGCATAAAATGATCAATCAACAGGTATGGATGAGTAGCAACCAACTGACTATTTAAACACATAGTTTTCATCGACTGCAGCACAATATCCTCCTTATAGTCTGAAGTTTCAAAATATTTCAATATATCAGAATAATGCAACGATACGATCTGATCTGTAAGCTCCTTCTGATATAAACACATTGGAGCTGGTAGCCAATAATCGCCTGAAGTATCTCCAGATACTCCCATAGTTTTAGCATCTACGATCGCAGGTTCTGGCGCTGTATCTAAAATGCTGAATAGATCCATTTTTAATCCTGTTTAATCAGGTAAACAAAGCAATATGATCAATAGTAGCGACCACTATTCAGCTCTAGTAACCTTTTATTTATTATCAATTAGTTCTACTAAGTTATATTAGATCAAATGAATATAAAGTCTGCACTAGAAAAAATGATCAGGAAGTCTTTCATTAAAAACGCATCCCTAGTTAAAGCAAAGGCATAAGCACCCATGGCGTCTGATAATAAGTTGGATAACGATGAAGTTGCTCTATATGATAGGCAGATTAGGTTATGGGGTATAGCAGCTCAGGCTAGAATCAGAGATGCCAAGATTTTACTAATAAATTTCGGTCCATTAGGAGCAGAAGTTGCCAAAAACATTGTATTGAGTGGCGTCGGTTTACTTCGAATATTAGATCATCATAAAgttgttgaagaagatcTTGGGTTCCAATTCTTTCTAAGCAAAGAGGATGTTGGGGAGTGGAGAGTCAAGGCTGCCCAGAGTAGATTACATGAGATGAATCCAAGAACTAAGTTAGAGATAGATAAAGAAGCATTGGATGACAAGGATAAAGGTTATTTTAGTTACTTTGATCTAATTGTTGCTACAGATTGCACTAAGACGCAGTTGCAAAAGTTAAATGAGATAACTCGCTCAATTGGTGTTCCGCTCTATGCGGCTGGTTTACACGGACTATTTGGTTACATATTCGTGGATTTGATTAAATTTGATGCTACTGAAGAGCGGCTCCATGATGTCAATACTCCTGATACTCAAAAAAAGGTTCTTTCTGACCGTCGAGAATTGATACGGGTGGAAAAAAGACGAGATGAGgaggagaagaaggaatATGAGGTCCTCACCACTCGAAACACTTACAAGCCGTTTGGTAAAATGTTGGAAGAGGCTTCTTTGGTGGGTAAGCTGACAAACAGGCAGATTAAGAAGCTTCAGAATGCTCTTCCTTTAATGTTGGCATCGTTTTCGTTTGATAGTAAATGGGACGGAGTTTCACTTGATGACTTCAAGAGTGCGGTTAAAGCTACATGCTTGAAGTTGGGTGCAGTGTACGAAAATGTAACTGAGGAATATATACAGGCATTTTTAGACCAGGCAGGAGTTGACTTTGTACCTGTCGCGGCAGTTGTGGGAGGTGCTCTTTCTCAGGATGTTATAAATGTGCTGGGGAAGAAGCAGTCTCCATTGAATAACTTCATTGTTCTGGATGGGATAACCCTGGACATGCAGATATTTGAGCTTTAAAGCATATTGCTTGCTTATAGAGTACTTTAAAGTATCATGTTATATAAACCCCCTGCTATGTACATTTGGTAATGTTCTAGGAAGCGTGAATACTATATTTAGGGGAAATTAACAAATTATCTTATAAAACATATTTCTATGGCACAGTGAATAAATGAATGATTGTTTAGTTTTGACCATTAACACATACATCTTGTAAATGAATCATGAAGTTTTGCAAGGAAACATCATCAGTCAAAACGATGGTGGAACCTGCTGTAGACTGGTTTTGATAACTATCAGAAGGATTCAACTTAGATAATAAAAATCTGGCCTGGGAACCACCGGCTTCTGTATCAATAAATCTAGGCAATGGGAATCTATCGACTAACAATTCAGCAGCTTCTAGTTTAGGTTCTTCCAATAAGGACTTGAAATCTGTATATTGTGGATCGTCCTGGTAGCCAGCCTTTCTCCATTGAGCAATTTGTTCACCGTGGTAAATTAGAATGTAGAAGAAAGTGTCTAACAGCAAGATGGTATTTGGTTTCACTGAGACAGAATCCAATAGCACTGGTTGGGGTTCTTCTTCCATAGAGAATGATGTTAAGGTAGGTTGGATCATAATTAAAGAATTTGTAGTATCCTCGGAGGTAAAGATGTGCCTGTAGAATGCAGTTTCATCAGGAGAGTTGTTAAAAACGCTAAGGAATTGAGATCTTCTCAAATAGTAAATGAATTGAGGGTATAATGAAAAATTTGGAGATAATCGGAAAGATCTAGGGTCAGCTTTGTTGTAGTCAGCATACTTTTGACAAAGCTTGATCAATGTCCTATCCATCCACCTAATGACATCTGCACTGTCGTCGGATTCAGCTTTGTCAACGGCAATTCTAGCCATTAAAACAGCGGCTGCTTCTTGATCGAACGAGGCAGCAATTGCTGGATTTCCGAACGGCAACATTTGATTTGCTACGGTAGTCACTCTAACACGGTTTGTTCCGGAAGCATGTTGGTATGCTGTTATAAATTGAGTATATGCCAACTTTGGCCTATCACCCATGATATTGGCAGCAGCAGCGGTGTTTGCTATTTCGAAGAACACAGCATAAGTGTGGCGAGGAGCAAGCGAAGCCATTTTCCAGGTTGATGTGCCACCAATACCAATCTCAGAGTCACTTACGTTTTGTGCGTCAACTTTAAATGGAGTTGCATGACCAATTAATCCCTGAAGTTTCAAATCTGGACTAGTTTTAATGCACATAGAGCCGTTGAAAGCCATCGTTAAGTActcttcttcatcctttGAGAATAATCTAACAAAAGATTGCTTGAAAATTGCAGTAGAGAATGCATCTGTCAACAATAGAACACCACCAGTGGAATCTGTCAACTTCTTCATTTCAGACATACCAACTTGGTCGTAACAACCTGCAAAAATGTCAATTGTATGCCCGTTATCAGCAGCACGTTCTGCCACATGGTTATAAAATTTACAAGCTTTCTTGTAGTGCTTAGCGTTATCGGAATCTATATCATGGTGAGATCTCAACGGATCCTTCAATTCAGAAGTAACAATCATACCTGGACTAACCGTACCTGGACCGGAAGAAAACAAACTAATACGAGCAGCACAGTTCTTGTAACAACTCTGTAAAAGCAAAGTTGCAATGTTTAATGCCGAACCAGTAGCTCTCAATGGCCTATGCCCCGGAGGAATGGTCCATTGGTCGGGCTTTAAGTTTTCTAGCAATTGAGTTAACTTAAACTCAACATGTTCCAATGGAAGGAAAAATCTGTTTAAGGAAAATGGCGTAATCTTAGTCTGTGGCCCAGCTGGTATGTTTCCCGTATTTTTCTCACCTGTTAACATTTCAACCAGCTGCTGCAGCTGATACTCCTTATCACCCCTAAAAACATTACATTTATCAATTGCAGTACAAGATAAGTCGTGAAGTTGCACAACATTACCATATGTAATGAGCCCAAATAGCGCATTCGGAGGCAGTAGCGAAAGTGAAGTTATAATGGAATCCTTCAAAGCTTGCAAATTTTCTTCCTCCGCAGTAACATCCACAATATAGAAAAATATAGGAGGAATCTGAACCGGACGGTTAGTGATGTACTCAATCGTAGTGGAACTCAACTCAGCTGGCATTGTTTCTTGAGTCATGTTCGCATAGTGCTGCGGTAAATGATTTCTCGTTCCGCACAGTGGACACGCCCATACATTAGATCTAATATCAATCTCACAGTATGGGTTCAACACTGCTTTACATTGAGGTCCTCCACAAACAACTGGATTATAGGCAACTACCGAAAGGTCCTCATATTCCTTCAATGGCGTGTAAAGACACCCAACGGGGACAACATTTTTATTTGCGTCCGTCCTGGAGGCTGGAAAAACATTCCAAGAGAAACGGATCCCGTTAAGCTCTTCATTTTGTTCGAAATCCATACTTATATAACACAACTAATGGAAAACGGTAGTTCCTCGTCAGAGAGTTCGATACACGTATTAGTACAATTGCTACTTTATTCAATTTTAAGTTTATGCTAGTTCATGTTTTGGCTTGTTTTGCCACCGTGGAATCAAAAAATAAATTCGTATAACATGAGAGTTGAAACCGTTTCGCGAATATCACGTGCGTGTCATGTGACATAAAGAAGGCCATTCAACGTTGAACAATGCTGCTACATTGAAGGTCATCCACCATAGTTTTACTAAGGTCCTGGACTGTTTGGCGGTCTTTATTTTGCATTTAAGTAGTAACGTTGCTGGACTTTTATTCTGATCTGACCTAAAAGTGAAAAAAACCCCCCTCCTTCTCAACAGAAAGTATTAAGATGAAAACAAACTAAGCTAGGTTAAGTAAGAAAGATAACTCAAGTGAGGATCAATTCTCATAGTACGGGTTGGATTACTCTAAGATTATGGATAAAAGAAATATACAGGTGGTTGTAGCATGCATAGCTTCGAGGTTGTTAGTTTCAATGCTATTTCCGTCACTGCGGCAGCAGTTGGATAAAGCAGTTGAGTTTTCGACTCCAGTAACGAGTTTTAGGTCATTAAAAGAGGGTATCTTTTTGCTGCAAAATGGTCTTCCTGTTTATAATGGAGGAGTGGTGCACCATACGCCACTTCTTGTTGCATTGATGTCTATTGTAAACGGAGAGATGCTGATCTCTCTTGTTTACGCAGCAATGGATGCTATCATTGCGTACCAATTGATAATGATCAGCAAATTATTCAAGCAGCAGTTAAAGCTTGAAAATTGGGTCCCAGGTGCGCTTTACGTGGTGAATCCGCTTGTGCTTCTATCGTGCGTGAGCAGATCGACAGTGATATTCACCAATTTGGCGATCTCCACCGCTGTGCTTTCAGCATTGAAAGGAGATGTCTTGACGGCATCGGTAGCGGTGGCAATTGCTGGGTATCTGTCATTTTATGCTCTCTTCCTAATTATTCCGTTGCTATTTGTGCTCAAGAAAGACCGCATTCTATCCG belongs to Eremothecium sinecaudum strain ATCC 58844 chromosome IV, complete sequence and includes:
- the BET2 gene encoding Rab geranylgeranyltransferase BET2 (Syntenic homolog of Ashbya gossypii AEL268W; Syntenic homolog of Saccharomyces cerevisiae YPR176C (BET2)), with product MHLYKEKHIKYVQSLDKKKEDYEYWLTEHLRLNGIYWGLTALCCLDAIDTFDKSKVIEFVMGCWDAKTGGFGAFKGHDAHLVTTLSGLQILAIYDSLDVLTPEQIQQCVEFIEANQLDDGSFQGDRFGEVDTRFVYTALSSLSILGRLSPKVVDPAVEFIKRCYNFDGGFGLCPGAESHAAQAFTCIGALKIVNKLDELTKEQIENIGWWLCERQVPEGGLNGRPCKLPDVCYSWWVLSTLSIIDCLDWIDHDKLRKFILETQDPKGGLSDRPGNEVDVFHTLFGIAGLSLMGFEDLKPIDPVYCMPYEVTKTFRKYPYSE
- the PRP4 gene encoding U4/U6-U5 snRNP complex subunit PRP4 (Syntenic homolog of Ashbya gossypii AEL269C; Syntenic homolog of Saccharomyces cerevisiae YPR178W (PRP4)), producing the protein MVGLDDLRLDLSHKTESGLTVGETLKKLEFQRQERLSLVPTLDEDVRAVLRWLNKDVVIEGEDNLSRRERLAELLYSSPELLDSYKESPFYVSQDKILDRQGIEAEDEEEEEFYTPASSEFVNARKDIVQYSLARANRRLQNSIEQNKNLNLKEVLLRRRELNKRLKLFELTGTQLLQGGPVSQVAVSPDGKQVITGDWSGQIRILDSQSLELQQTYENGHSDKIGGLDWDPTGQYVLSGAADCLLKLWDTTQSICSHEYSGHTGRVARVKFHPSGKYAASASFDMTWAFWDLEKQVELLSQEGHSKEVFNVCMNGDGSLLASAGLDSIGLIWDLRSGESIMVLDGHEKSIYGLDWSPNGYQVATASADGTIKIWDLRKLGNVGTILAHNSAVVDVRFDKENRPFLISGGYDGKVNIYSSYNWKCQHTLEGHTGRVMSVDISNDLVLYSSGWDRSVKRWTINDK
- the HDA3 gene encoding Hda3p (Syntenic homolog of Ashbya gossypii AEL270W; Syntenic homolog of Saccharomyces cerevisiae YPR179C (HDA3)), whose product is MDLFSILDTAPEPAIVDAKTMGVSGDTSGDYWLPAPMCLYQKELTDQIVSLHYSDILKYFETSDYKEDIVLQSMKTMCLNSQLVATHPYLLIDHFMPKSLLTKDIPVHLAETSGKFAVLRDLLTLVQEYHTNTLIVCRPGRTMDLVEALLLGNKVNIKRYDGQSIKSKQKKTKFPCTCHLLPSETTDASKLVIDENIRLDLMICVDPTVDTSVDYIQRILKLQKPAYRLQSIIPTIRLTVINSIDHCELYFGKKFDRNTREYVVNVSAAMVVLRDVVGTLPPDLRPIYSQNLRYLADWLNIPESPWPLPDIYPIKIYTAMDVERSLLTEVKYSQTNDSLEEAFLSNGKKRLQRYTGQDSIANSEQSYYQVKRLKKDYITNPLKQDMAQLTGISDLKVKSAVNDHLGSDILTHRLIQNMGVVYSNLKIGSKELMHFDMVKFNQGNLLAVHEKNHLDIKTQLEESNRLIEQNESQVEECLRNSDRRRLDIEREEAELQTLLSELAARSPDLKDLVVRIAEASDELKSVKQLITSKDTEMNYIQEEIRRAKQAISENVTDSEQIEQDIKQLEVQLSEEFAKDKGEYELLQKDIAKLREEISTENDSVEATRQQMSDIMQTLRQLQTPRVRSSVNGTKAKNRGYV
- the AOS1 gene encoding E1 ubiquitin-activating protein AOS1 (Syntenic homolog of Ashbya gossypii AEL271C; Syntenic homolog of Saccharomyces cerevisiae YPR180W (AOS1)), producing the protein MASDNKLDNDEVALYDRQIRLWGIAAQARIRDAKILLINFGPLGAEVAKNIVLSGVGLLRILDHHKVVEEDLGFQFFLSKEDVGEWRVKAAQSRLHEMNPRTKLEIDKEALDDKDKGYFSYFDLIVATDCTKTQLQKLNEITRSIGVPLYAAGLHGLFGYIFVDLIKFDATEERLHDVNTPDTQKKVLSDRRELIRVEKRRDEEEKKEYEVLTTRNTYKPFGKMLEEASLVGKLTNRQIKKLQNALPLMLASFSFDSKWDGVSLDDFKSAVKATCLKLGAVYENVTEEYIQAFLDQAGVDFVPVAAVVGGALSQDVINVLGKKQSPLNNFIVLDGITLDMQIFEL
- the SEC23 gene encoding GTPase-activating protein SEC23 (Syntenic homolog of Ashbya gossypii AEL272W; Syntenic homolog of Saccharomyces cerevisiae YPR181C (SEC23)), which gives rise to MDFEQNEELNGIRFSWNVFPASRTDANKNVVPVGCLYTPLKEYEDLSVVAYNPVVCGGPQCKAVLNPYCEIDIRSNVWACPLCGTRNHLPQHYANMTQETMPAELSSTTIEYITNRPVQIPPIFFYIVDVTAEEENLQALKDSIITSLSLLPPNALFGLITYGNVVQLHDLSCTAIDKCNVFRGDKEYQLQQLVEMLTGEKNTGNIPAGPQTKITPFSLNRFFLPLEHVEFKLTQLLENLKPDQWTIPPGHRPLRATGSALNIATLLLQSCYKNCAARISLFSSGPGTVSPGMIVTSELKDPLRSHHDIDSDNAKHYKKACKFYNHVAERAADNGHTIDIFAGCYDQVGMSEMKKLTDSTGGVLLLTDAFSTAIFKQSFVRLFSKDEEEYLTMAFNGSMCIKTSPDLKLQGLIGHATPFKVDAQNVSDSEIGIGGTSTWKMASLAPRHTYAVFFEIANTAAAANIMGDRPKLAYTQFITAYQHASGTNRVRVTTVANQMLPFGNPAIAASFDQEAAAVLMARIAVDKAESDDSADVIRWMDRTLIKLCQKYADYNKADPRSFRLSPNFSLYPQFIYYLRRSQFLSVFNNSPDETAFYRHIFTSEDTTNSLIMIQPTLTSFSMEEEPQPVLLDSVSVKPNTILLLDTFFYILIYHGEQIAQWRKAGYQDDPQYTDFKSLLEEPKLEAAELLVDRFPLPRFIDTEAGGSQARFLLSKLNPSDSYQNQSTAGSTIVLTDDVSLQNFMIHLQDVCVNGQN